One part of the Vitis riparia cultivar Riparia Gloire de Montpellier isolate 1030 chromosome 6, EGFV_Vit.rip_1.0, whole genome shotgun sequence genome encodes these proteins:
- the LOC117916000 gene encoding AT-rich interactive domain-containing protein 2-like, with translation MGKQKNAESPKKEADRVKFLTDSAQLAIPIGSLFQAEVPEWIGVPNKHHPCDKDDASDTSRWLGTKSWPIEGSSITNSDADKIGKGRPDSCSCTSPGSAKCVKFHIQEKSAELQQDLGPAFRDWNFHTMGEEAVLRSWTAKEQRKFETLVKGHPPSQHKSFLKPAMEAFPSKSRKDIVSYYCNVFVPRRISKLTRAGCKTIDSDDDEPSEIINSKTSRKRCQADSTSSSSKQVKTPFLRGHR, from the coding sequence ATGGGGAAGCAAAAGAATGCTGAGTCACCTAAAAAGGAAGCAGACCGGGTGAAATTCTTAACTGACAGTGCCCAACTGGCGATTCCAATTGGCTCCCTATTTCAGGCTGAAGTGCCAGAGTGGATTGGCGTGCCCAATAAACATCACCCTTGTGATAAGGATGATGCTTCGGATACTTCAAGGTGGCTAGGCACCAAGAGCTGGCCAATTGAGGGCAGTAGTATTACAAATAGCGATGCTGACAAGATCGGGAAAGGGAGGCCTGACTCTTGCTCCTGTACATCTCCTGGGTCTGCAAAATGCGTCAAATTCCATATACAAGAGAAAAGTGCTGAGCTCCAGCAAGATCTGGGGCCAGCCTTTAGGGACTGGAACTTTCATACAATGGGAGAAGAGGCTGTTTTGAGGTCGTGGACCGCAAAGGAGCAGAGGAAATTTGAGACCCTTGTTAAAGGACATCCCCCATCGCAACATAAAAGTTTTCTTAAGCCCGCTATGGAGGCTTTCCCATCCAAGAGCAGAAAAGACATTGTGAGTTACTATTGTAATGTGTTTGTACCTAGGAGGATCAGCAAGCTGACCAGGGCAGGTTGCAAAACTATTGACAGTGATGACGATGAGCCTAGTGAGATCATTAACTCTAAAACTTCTCGGAAAAGGTGTCAAGCTGATAGTACCTCATCCAGCTCTAAGCAAGTGAAGACTCCCTTCTTGCGTGGACACCGGTAA
- the LOC117916877 gene encoding protein OCTOPUS-like, with protein MTLEPHPHHHPHHRRLSTCHRHPAEPFTGVCASCLRDRLAGFDPATRLEISVSPRVNDSGGVPLQRVASRASCPLEFRRCKSLSSGKCEVFPGSSEPRRKSCDVRVRSTLCDLFTLDDGRNGSNREKFQVESRNLGFQRITAPVLESREEEENEEEIRGFEEVLASDVNVIDKGIEEFEDNEEVKTMKEHIDLEWKNRKPNGRDFRDIAGSFWLAASVFSKKLRKWRQKQKMKKPSGSGHSLEAMEVEKPIGKQIRETQSEIADYGLGRRSCDTDPRFSMDAGRISVDAPRYSFDEARASWDGYLMGRMVPRLPPMVSVVEDVNLEACRSGNRGMVVEEQMNSINEDEMTSGGSAQTRDCSDSSSSQSRRRSFDCSSSSRKGAGAEADEMKSVPDAKVSPATVDVFHGLRLLLTERGLRDSHLNSLKDDQSEVIESVSKNAASASVAGTCSRNGFRKSRQWCKVWNIWSSVHRRGDGKCEDKSGYFRGTVADQPVVETWERMGREVNGAANHKLTRSHSSSSSKSSFNMAGSFQGMKGGAESKGHVSKRREEFVLERNRSARYSPNNLDNGLLRFYLTPLRTSRRSKSGQSRLKNSPSIAGSVLKLY; from the coding sequence ATGACTCTTGAACCGCACCCCCACCACCACCCCCACCACCGCCGTCTCTCCACTTGCCACCGCCACCCGGCGGAGCCCTTCACCGGCGTCTGCGCCTCATGTCTCCGCGACCGCCTCGCCGGCTTCGACCCCGCCACTCGCCTCGAAATCTCCGTTTCCCCTCGCGTCAATGACTCCGGGGGCGTTCCGTTGCAGCGAGTCGCTAGCCGGGCTTCCTGTCCGCTGGAGTTCCGCCGTTGCAAGTCTCTTTCCTCTGGAAAATGCGAGGTTTTTCCCGGCTCGTCCGAGCCGCGCCGAAAATCCTGCGATGTTAGGGTTCGGAGTACTCTGTGTGATCTATTCACTCTCGACGACGGGAGGAACGGGTCGAACAGAGAAAAATTCCAGGTGGAATCGAGGAATTTAGGGTTTCAGCGAATTACAGCTCCGGTACTTGAATCGAGGGAAGAggaggaaaatgaagaagaaattaGGGGTTTTGAGGAGGTTTTGGCATCAGATGTGAACGTTATCGATAAGGGAATCGAAGAGTTTGAAGATAATGAAGAAGTAAAGACAATGAAAGAGCACATAGATCTTGAATGGAAGAATAGAAAACCTAATGGCAGAGATTTCAGGGACATTGCAGGCAGTTTTTGGCTGGCGGCTTCAGTTTTCAGCAAGAAGTTGCGAAAATGGAGGCAAAAGCAGAAGATGAAGAAGCCCAGTGGAAGTGGCCACAGTTTAGAGGCAATGGAAGTGGAGAAGCCGATTGGGAAACAGATAAGGGAGACGCAATCGGAGATTGCAGACTATGGACTCGGACGGAGATCTTGTGATACTGATCCAAGGTTCTCCATGGATGCTGGGAGGATCTCAGTTGATGCTCCACGCTATTCGTTTGATGAAGCTAGGGCCTCATGGGATGGTTATTTGATGGGGAGAATGGTTCCAAGGCTTCCCCCCATGGTTTCCGTGGTTGAAGATGTGAACTTGGAGGCTTGCAGGTCTGGGAACAGGGGAATGGTTGTGGAAGAGCAGATGAATTCGATAAATGAGGATGAGATGACATCTGGCGGATCAGCTCAGACAAGGGATTGTTCCGATTCTTCTTCCTCACAGAGTCGTAGAAGGAGCTTTGATTGTTCTAGTTCTAGCAGGAAAGGGGCAGGAGCTGAGGCGGATGAGATGAAATCGGTGCCGGATGCAAAGGTCTCTCCTGCCACTGTTGATGTCTTCCATGGGCTTAGGTTGCTACTTACGGAAAGAGGTTTGAGAGACTCACACTTGAATTCTCTCAAAGATGATCAGTCAGAGGTCATTGAATCTGTCTCCAAGAATGCTGCTTCTGCCTCTGTTGCCGGCACTTGTAGCCGAAATGGGTTCAGGAAATCTAGACAGTGGTGCAAGGTGTGGAACATTTGGAGTTCGGTGCACAGGCGTGGTGATGGCAAATGTGAAGATAAAAGTGGGTATTTTAGGGGAACTGTAGCTGACCAACCAGTTGTGGAGACTTGGGAAAGGATGGGAAGAGAGGTCAATGGAGCAGCAAACCATAAGCTGACTCGTAGCCATAGCAGCAGTAGCTCAAAGAGTTCATTCAACATGGCAGGATCCTTCCAGGGCATGAAGGGTGGTGCTGAGTCCAAAGGCCATGTGAGTAAGAGAAGAGAAGAATTTGTGCTAGAGCGAAACCGGAGTGCCAGGTATTCTCCAAACAATCTTGATAATGGTCTATTACGGTTCTATTTGACACCATTGAGGACCAGTAGGAGAAGTAAATCCGGACAAAGTAGGCTAAAGAACTCCCCCTCTATAGCAGGGAGTGTCTTGAAGTTATACTGA
- the LOC117915845 gene encoding acyl-coenzyme A thioesterase 13, which translates to MGKTIELLKLTVDESRIVSQLNVPPHRPNLESSFYEEFSIRGIRVDRVEPGLITCTFKVPARLIDRNGYLSSGAIATLVDEIGAALLFVVGSPMDVSVDMSISYLSNAKAEDELEITSKLLGQKGGYFGTLVLLKNKATGEIVAEGRHSLFKKHASKL; encoded by the exons ATGGGGAAAACAATAGAGCTCTTGAAATTAACCGTCGATGAATCGCGAATCGTCTCGCAGCTCAACGTTCCCCCTCACCGACCCAACCTCGAATCCAGTTTCTACGAAGAATTTTCCATCAGAGGTATCCGAGTCGACCGAGTGGAACCCGGTCTAATCACCTGTACCTTCAAGGTTCCTGCTCGACTCATC GATAGGAATGGATATTTGTCTTCGGGTGCAATTGCGACCCTAGTTGATGAAATTGGTGCTGCTCTGCTGTTTGTTGTGGGCTCCCCCATGGATGTTTCAGTGGACATGTCAATCTCTTATCTTTCAAATGCCAAGGCCGAA GATGAGTTGGAGATTACCTCGAAATTATTAGGACAAAAAGGAGGTTATTTTGGAACACTTGTGCTTCTCAAGAACAAAGCAACTGGAGAAATAGTTGCCGAAGGTCGGCATTCACTGTTCAAGAAACATGCTAGCAAACTCTAA